A genome region from Arachis duranensis cultivar V14167 chromosome 6, aradu.V14167.gnm2.J7QH, whole genome shotgun sequence includes the following:
- the LOC107494639 gene encoding mitochondrial phosphate carrier protein 3, mitochondrial, whose translation MAFSADSSRRNSLIPSFLYSSSSSAKTLSFQKILTSPSSSPAAAPSGSNGGAFMIPSPSEPGKIEMYSPAFYAACTAGGILSCGLTHMAVTPLDLVKCNMQIDPAKYKSISSGFGVLLKEQGLRGFFRGWVPTLLGYSAQGACKFGFYEFFKKYYSDLAGPEYATKYKTLIYLAGSASAEVIADIALCPFEAVKVRVQTQPGFARGLADGLPKFVRSEGTLGLYKGLVPLWGRQIPYTMMKFASFETIVEMIYKHAIPTPKNECSKSLQLGVSFAGGYVAGVFCAIVSHPADNLVSFLNNAKGATVGDAVQKLGLWGLFTRGLPLRIVMIGTLTGAQWGIYDAFKVFVGLPTTGGPAPSAVPTPTSAELAKA comes from the exons ATGGCTTTCTCAGCAGACTCTTCTCGCCGCAACTCCCTCATCCCTTCCTTCCtctactcttcctcttcctccgcCAAAACCCTATCCTTCCAGAAGATTCTCACCTCCCCCTCCTCCTCCCCTGCCGCAGCACCTTCCGGCAGCAACGGTGGCGCCTTCATGATTCCCTCTCCCAGCGAGCCCGGCAAGATCGAGATGTACTCTCCGGCCTTCTACGCCGCCTGTACCGCCGGCGGAATCCTCAGCTGTGGTCTCACTCACATGGCCGTCACTCCTCTTGACCTCGTCAAGTGTAATATGCAG ATTGACCCTGCCAAGTACAAGAGTATCTCCTCTGGTTTTGGAGTTCTGCTGAAGGAGCAGGGACTCAGAGGCTTCTTCAGGGGATGGGTGCCAACTTTGCTTGGTTATAGTGCTCAAGGTGCCTGCAAGTTTGGATTTTATGAATTCTTCAAAAAGTACTACTCTGATCTGGCTGGCCCGGAATATGCAACCAAGTACAAGACCTTGATCTACCTTGCTGGTTCTGCATCTGCTGAGGTTATTGCTGATATTGCACTTTGCCCATTTGAGGCCGTGAAGGTCCGTGTTCAAACTCAGCCCGGCTTTGCTAGGGGTCTGGCTGATGGGTTACCGAAGTTTGTCAGATCTGAAGGAACCTTGGG ATTGTACAAGGGATTGGTGCCTCTGTGGGGACGACAAATTCCAT ACACAATGATGAAGTTTGCTTCTTTTGAGACCATTGTGGAGATGATCTACAAGCATGCCATCCCCACACCAAAGAATGAGTGCAGCAAGAGTCTGCAACTCGGTGTGAGTTTTGCTGGTGGATATGTTGCAGGTGTGTTCTGTGCCATTGTGTCACATCCTGCTGATAACCTTGTCTCTTTCCTCAACAATGCCAAGGGAGCAACCGTTGGTGAT GCTGTGCAGAAGCTTGGTTTGTGGGGTCTCTTCACCCGAGGCCTCCCTCTGCGTATTGTTATGATTGGAACACTTACAGGAGCTCAATGGGGAATATATGATGCCTTCAAGGTCTTCGTGGGACT GCCAACCACCGGTGGTCCTGCTCCTTCTGCTGTTCCTACCCCCACCAGTGCTGAGCTTGCAAAGGCTTAG